aaaatctagaaattgtgacatagaaaatatttttttaaaaatagttttcaaactaataaaaataggttattagaaaaagagagaatagtttttaaaaactttgattaaaaaaaacagttttcggaaaaaagtttttaaaaaaaacagtttttgaatagaaaaagttttttttttcaaaataacagtttttgaaaaaaaaattaaaaaaaactattttgaaataaaactgtttaaaaaaattggggaaaacAGTTTTAATAGAAAAAACGtgtaaaaaaactattttcgcaaaaatataaaaactgtttttaaaagtatttttgttataaacatgttgaaaatggaagaaagaaggtttttatgtaatgatggtgcacttgattgaggaaatgtgaagacaattaaatttgattattggcaaaaggttagtagttttaattatccaatgtccaaaatttgatgagttgttaagatgcttctaaatttggttattccaatgtgagctctttttgagcaaatattgctaactttataaacctttttattttgattataccactgtggatgttCTAAGGACTTTAAGtgaggacctccctttcccgatcaaattttaatgatccgaaccgttcaatgtgttcagaacgtgattttaagggtcctcacaagaaataagcaaaaaatatgaccgaaaagtgcttaatttgagcaattttttattgaaccattcaataaaaactactcggatgaatctcttcccggtcatattttttgttgatttcttgtgatgactcttaaaatcacattctgattacattgagcggttcgaattatcaaaattcgatcaggaTCTATGAATTCCGCACTTAAGCTATGTAAGGGATCCCTTACAATAAGCTAACTGATactgtattatatatatatatatatatatatatatatattattcttATTCTTATTAATTTTAGCTAATTTGAGATagtaaaaaaatagatgaaTCATCaagtaaaatattaaaataaattaacGCGATAGTGCGATACCAAGTATGTTTGTATTTTCATTTTATGCGATAGTTAGTGGGGCTTTTTCGCACGAGTTACTGGGTTTTGCCAATGCGACATAAAGTCATTTATGCTGGGTTCGATCCCAAGCAGTCTAAAATTTATGAAGAAGGTATTTTTAAACAATTTAACAATGAAAAATGAATAGAAATTAATGAAGTAGATATTTTTCTAAGGTGCTgctaatgccaaaattatttttgtttatgccaaaattatactccctccgttccaaaatgagtgacctttttgggattccgtgtcattttaaaatgcttataACTTTcaatttatgaagttttatgtgattttgaaaactttgtttaatagaactaattaaaatctatcaaacaagatccatattgcatattttttaacactcatattgaaagatataagcaattgaaatgACAAGCTTTCCCAAAAaagtcactcattttggaacggagggaataaTGCATAAAAGCTTTGTACATTGCACTACCATTTTAGCAcaatcaaaattagttttaGCATTATTACTTCCCTTTTTCTAAGCATTTAACAATTGAAAATAAAAGCTGCAGCACCATCCAACTCTGTCCACTTTGCTTTGTtcggtttgtgttttgaaattttttttcaaaaatagtaggggtaataagtgaagagagatagagagagaaatgttagaagtagGGAAAATCtatggagaattttttgaaaattctttttgaaaatgaaagagaacaaggcaaagTGACTTGCAATTTCTACCGCTCGAAAAAGAGAGTAATAAAGGGCTTGGCATCTTACCGCTGGTGGCCAGGCGCAAGTTGTATAAATGTAGTGCAATTTATAACCAATACTAGTATTAGTACGAGGAGTgctagagacaaagaaaataagtaaaaaaaaaaccttaaagcatacataaacggctcagatttacTGTGCAGTTCATCTGAGCTGTTTATGTACActtttaaggattttttctttgcccattttctttacacttagcatttctctaCTAGTAATTATTCCCACTTAGAGTCCCTATTTTTCACTGAAAAGTTGGGAGCCCTTCTCAGCGGCCTCTTGGACCTTGCCCTAGGGCTGGACCTGTGACCGTAGTGGAGCTTTGCACCCACAATATAACAACACTTCTTACATGATCTGGTAGCGGCTACTTTTAGTGCTGTGGCTACTGCTTGCAATGAGTGACAGGATGAGGATATACTCCTAAAAgggaaagagaaaaacaagagAACAGTTCCACAAGAAAaatacagaaaagaaaaaaaagaaaaaaaaaaaaaacgaatcatGACTTAATACAAGATATACTTGATTTGACTGAATTATTCacgaaagaagaagaaaataaaacaatctACTGCATGCAACGAAAAAACAACAATACCCTTTTTACATAGCCACCTTCTATTGCATTCTCTTGAATAGACTTGCTCAAAAACACATTATAGATAGATGTCTACTAGTAGAAGCTCAGATTGCGGAATGAGACATTTACTTTTATTACTGAGTATCCGAATCAACATACGCAAATTTCGACTTATCTCAAGATCTCGAAATCAATGACTAAGCATATCCGCTCACCTTTGTTATCCAAACAGTCAATTCCGAGAAAGAATAGAGTCCCTGCTTTAGAAAAACAAACGAAGAACTTCACAAATTAGTTGTATCAATCAAATTGTCAAATGAAAGAGAGAATCCAAATGGAAGAGAAAAGTGAAAGTTTTAACCATATAATCCTTCCCATATAACGGTGGTGAAAAGGCATATTCTTTTTCATCACAGCAACATTCCCATTCCCATATAATCCTTCACCATATTTTCCTCCAAATCCTGTTTCTTCTTCAGATCCGATCGAACCCATCGGATCTGTAATCTCGGGTTTCTTCTTTATTCCCAATGCACTCTTCAACCTACTAATCAGCGATCGACTCGAACTCTTTCCACTTCTCGGAGAAACTCCCTCACTGGACGCTTGGGATGAAGTTGCAATTCTAATCGTCTCCCTCGGGAAAAGCCGAAACCCGCTCGCAGAAAAAGACCCTATACCCTCTTTTTCAATTCTAGTCTCCGGTGTACCGCCCCGAAAACTCAGAGATCGGCCCAGCTCTGGTCCTCGAAAACTCAAAGATCGGGTCAGCTCCGGTCCACTACCCCGAAAACTCGAGGATTGGACCAGCTCCGGTGCACTGATGCGAAAACTCGGAGATTGGGCCAGCTCCGGGGTACTGCCTCGGGAAACCTCCGGTGCACTGCTCCGAAAACTCAAAGATTGGGCCCGGTCCGGTGTGGTGCCTCTAAAACTTGAAGATTGGGCCCGGTCGGGTGTCTTGCCCCGAAAACTCAAAGATTGGGCCCGGTCCGGTGTCGTGCCTCTAAAACTGGAAGATGGGGCCCGGTCTGGTGTCGTGCCCCTAAAACTCGAAGATTGGGCCCGGTCCGGTGTCGTGCCCCGAAAACTCGAAGATTGGGCCCGGTCCGGTGTCGTGCCCCGGAAACTCGAAGATCGGGCCCGGTCAGGTGTAGTGCCCCATCGGTTCCGGTCCGGTGTAGTGCCCCGAAAACTCGAAGACGGGGGCAGAAACGGTGTGCTGCCCTGGTTCATTGACTGTTGCAAAAGCTTCTTCATTTCATCCAACTCTCTCTCCAAGGACAAGATTCGGGAGCTGGTGGCATACATCGCCTCTGGGCAACCGGCAGGGGCGGGGGCGGGTTTGGGTgggcggtggcggcggcggcgagcTCTGTGGTGGTCGGTGGAGGCGACGGCGATGGCGCGGCGGGTGTTGAGCTGGTCGACGAACATGGCTTGGACCACGAACCTGAGGGGCATTTGGGGGTTCTGGACGGCGTGCATGAGTAGCGGTGGGGAGAGCGTGGTGCAGTCTATGGAGTTGCATATTTCGGCTTTCTGATCCTCCGTTATTTTCCCGTCATATTCCTATATAACAACAATATGAAAATTAAAATCCTTCATTAAAATGCTGACGCACGcgcactatttttttttttttaaactttgtttCTACGGATCCGAATTCTCTGTGAGGATTTAGCTATAATGATCATATGAGGCTTTTAATAAGAGCATCCCAACACATCAAGAAGCAGATCCAATGGTCCAAAATAGAGTTTCCTTTTACTTTGGCAAAAAAGTTCCCGTTTTCAAAATAATTGCCTAACAGAGACAAAACTGAAGAAAACGGAAATGTTACGAAAGATTGAGCCACGCAAGCTTCACATCGAGCTCCAAacgatggttctctctctctctctctctcttatgtgGGTAAGCGTCCGATTGCCTCATCAATTTCCTCTGGTTTTCACATGTAGGATGGTCATACCTCTTCACCATCGAGAATGGCCTGAGGGACTCAGGCCccattccagaacaccttcttaaaaaataaatatttatttcacattttcaaactcaaaaataatgtgaataaaaaataatttttcaatttttttgcaccctattaaaaatctcaatgagatctatcaaacaatattcatattgatagaaaaattatttacgtaagcacataatttttgagtttgaaattatcttcttaaaaaataaatacttattttcctttctggAACGGGATCTtagaagaaaacagaaaaatggTGGTGGGTTTTCTGTCGAACTGTTGAACAGAAACAGGGGTAGAAGAAAATGACGGTGGGGTTTTCTCACCGTTAGTCAGTGTTCCATAAACGGGGTCGTTTGGCTACAGACAAAAGGAAACATCGCTCTGGACCATTGGATCTGCTTCTAGATGTGT
This DNA window, taken from Rhododendron vialii isolate Sample 1 chromosome 8a, ASM3025357v1, encodes the following:
- the LOC131336346 gene encoding BTB/POZ domain-containing protein At3g49900 isoform X1, producing the protein MEKLVRGWEELGVVDTIYEEEHEYYSTTPSLSPSLSMPPTPLHCRVEAWSLTTGAVTDAVIQVDDSRFCLHKGPLAERSGYLKRQLDESSEITLSPPLNITSDTFTLVADYCYGIHVLITPFNVVALRVAAELLEMTEGDGDAAEDSLGQMAEAYFRRAISLSREYALIGFRSCLPLLPEAETTAALASRCVEALSAFDDVDDAIMSCGEDVREVQPEDFQLLAESVKHRLTGSHDLLYKIVDIYLKEYDGKITEDQKAEICNSIDCTTLSPPLLMHAVQNPQMPLRFVVQAMFVDQLNTRRAIAVASTDHHRARRRRHRPPKPAPAPAGCPEAMYATSSRILSLERELDEMKKLLQQSMNQGSTPFLPPSSSFRGTTPDRNRWGTTPDRARSSSFRGTTPDRAQSSSFRGTTPDRAQSSSFRGTTPDRAPSSSFRGTTPDRAQSLSFRGKTPDRAQSSSFRGTTPDRAQSLSFRSSAPEVSRGSTPELAQSPSFRISAPELVQSSSFRGSGPELTRSLSFRGPELGRSLSFRGGTPETRIEKEGIGSFSASGFRLFPRETIRIATSSQASSEGVSPRSGKSSSRSLISRLKSALGIKKKPEITDPMGSIGSEEETGFGGKYGEGLYGNGNVAVMKKNMPFHHRYMGRIIWLKLSLFSSIWILSFI
- the LOC131336346 gene encoding BTB/POZ domain-containing protein At3g49900 isoform X2; its protein translation is MEKLVRGWEELGVVDTIYEEEHEYYSTTPSLSPSLSMPPTPLHCRVEAWSLTTGAVTDAVIQVDDSRFCLHKGPLAERSGYLKRQLDESSEITLSPPLNITSDTFTLVADYCYGIHVLITPFNVVALRVAAELLEMTEGDGDAAEDSLGQMAEAYFRRAISLSREYALIGFRSCLPLLPEAETTAALASRCVEALSAFDDVDDAIMSCGEDVREVQPEDFQLLAESVKHRLTGSHDLLYKIVDIYLKEYDGKITEDQKAEICNSIDCTTLSPPLLMHAVQNPQMPLRFVVQAMFVDQLNTRRAIAVASTDHHRARRRRHRPPKPAPAPAGCPEAMYATSSRILSLERELDEMKKLLQQSMNQGSTPFLPPSSSFRGTTPDRNRWGTTPDRARSSSFRGTTPDRAQSSSFRGTTPDRAQSSSFRGTTPDRAPSSSFRGTTPDRAQSLSFRGKTPDRAQSSSFRGTTPDRAQSLSFRSSAPEVSRGSTPELAQSPSFRISAPELVQSSSFRGSGPELTRSLSFRGPELGRSLSFRGGTPETRIEKEGIGSFSASGFRLFPRETIRIATSSQASSEGVSPRSGKSSSRSLISRLKSALGIKKKPEITDPMGSIGSEEETGFGGKYGEGLYGNGNVAVMKKNMPFHHRYMGRIIWDSILSRN